From Piliocolobus tephrosceles isolate RC106 chromosome 16, ASM277652v3, whole genome shotgun sequence, the proteins below share one genomic window:
- the LOC113221817 gene encoding C-C motif chemokine 23 isoform X2: MKVSVAVLSCLMLVAALGSQAQVTNDAETGFMMSKLSLANPEVLDSSHAINADCCTSYIPGRIPCSLLEGYLETSSKCSKPGVIFLTKNGRRLCVSPSNKQVLACRIMLKTTQIKARKK; encoded by the exons ATGAAGGTCTCCGTGGCTGTCCTTTCCTGCCTCATGCTTGTTGCTGCCCTTGGATCCCAGGCCCAGGTCACAAATG ATGCAGAGACAGGGTTCATGATGTCAAAGCTTTCACTGGCAAATCCAGAAGTTCTGGACA GCTCTCACGCTATTAATGCTGACTGCTGCACCTCCTACATCCCAGGAAGAATCCCGTGTTCACTCTTGGAGGGTTACCTTGAAACAAGCAGCAAGTGCTCCAAGCCAGGTGTCAT CTTCCTCACCAAGAACGGGCGACGTTTATGTGTCAGTCCCAGTAATAAGCAAGTTCTGGCTTGCAGGATAATGCTGAAGACCACACAGATCAAGGCCAGGAAGAAGTGA
- the LOC113221817 gene encoding C-C motif chemokine 23 isoform X1, with amino-acid sequence MKVSVAVLSCLMLVAALGSQAQVTNDAETGFMMSKLSLANPEVLDMLWRRKIGPQTIPSLVAGSHAINADCCTSYIPGRIPCSLLEGYLETSSKCSKPGVIFLTKNGRRLCVSPSNKQVLACRIMLKTTQIKARKK; translated from the exons ATGAAGGTCTCCGTGGCTGTCCTTTCCTGCCTCATGCTTGTTGCTGCCCTTGGATCCCAGGCCCAGGTCACAAATG ATGCAGAGACAGGGTTCATGATGTCAAAGCTTTCACTGGCAAATCCAGAAGTTCTGGACA TGCTCTGGAGGAGAAAGATTGGTCCTCAAACGATCCCTTCTCTTGTTGCAGGCTCTCACGCTATTAATGCTGACTGCTGCACCTCCTACATCCCAGGAAGAATCCCGTGTTCACTCTTGGAGGGTTACCTTGAAACAAGCAGCAAGTGCTCCAAGCCAGGTGTCAT CTTCCTCACCAAGAACGGGCGACGTTTATGTGTCAGTCCCAGTAATAAGCAAGTTCTGGCTTGCAGGATAATGCTGAAGACCACACAGATCAAGGCCAGGAAGAAGTGA